A genomic segment from Castor canadensis chromosome 1, mCasCan1.hap1v2, whole genome shotgun sequence encodes:
- the Tcf21 gene encoding transcription factor 21: MSTGSLSDVEDLQEVEMLECDGLKVDSNKEFVTSNESTEESSNCENGSPQKGRGGLGKRRKAPPKKSPLSGVSQEGKQVQRNAANARERARMRVLSKAFSRLKTTLPWVPPDTKLSKLDTLRLASSYIAHLRQILANDKYENGYIHPVNLTWPFMAAGKPENDLKEVVTASRLCGTTAS; this comes from the exons atgtCCACTGGGTCCCTCAGCGATGTGGAGGATCTTCAAGAGGTGGAGATGCTGGAATGTGACGGGCTGAAAGTGGACTCGAACAAGGAGTTTGTGACTTCCAACGAGAGCACGGAGGAGAGCTCCAACTGCGAGAACGGGTCTCCCCAGAAGGGCCGTGGAGGCCTGGGCAAGAGGAGGAAGGCACCGCCCAAAAAAAGCCCCTTGAGTGGAGTCAGCCAGGAGGGGAAGCAGGTCCAGCGCAACGCGGCCAATGCGCGTGAACGGGCCCGCATGCGGGTGCTGAGCAAGGCCTTCTCCAGGCTCAAGACCACCCTACCCTGGGTGCCCCCGGACACCAAGCTCTCCAAGTTGGACACGCTCAGGCTGGCATCCAGCTACATCGCCCACTTGAGGCAGATCCTGGCTAACGACAAGTACGAGAACGGTTACATCCACCCGGTCAACCTG ACGTGGCCCTTTATGGCGGCGGGGAAACCCGAGAATGACCTGAAAGAAGTGGTGACAGCAAGCCGCTTATGTGGAACCACAGCGTCCTGA